A section of the Fibrobacter sp. genome encodes:
- a CDS encoding TIGR02147 family protein, with protein sequence MPNIFEYQDFRKYLEAYYQEKKAVSKSFSYRSLSKAAGSAPSFLYHVIEGKRNLTKNSLTKLSNALGHSRRESDYFENLVFFNQAKTIAEKTHYYNRIIEVRKPSNIKVVDRDRFEYYKNWYHSVIREVVSIYDFQDDYGKLGAFLIPSITAKQAKESVRLLEKLHFIKKDKSGRYIQVDKNLEARPSLPDSFMFEKFQMEMLEVALKAYNRISIYERMSSSTTFSISRETFELFKLKAREFRRELAEIARIDTSEDRVYQLTMNLFPVSHSVND encoded by the coding sequence ATGCCAAACATCTTTGAGTATCAGGATTTCAGGAAGTATCTGGAAGCCTACTATCAGGAAAAGAAGGCTGTAAGCAAATCATTTTCCTATCGTTCTCTTTCCAAAGCCGCCGGCAGCGCTCCCTCATTTTTATACCATGTTATAGAGGGAAAAAGGAATTTGACAAAAAACAGTCTAACCAAACTTTCCAACGCTCTTGGTCATTCCCGCCGGGAAAGCGATTATTTCGAAAACCTGGTTTTTTTCAACCAGGCAAAAACAATCGCTGAAAAAACACATTACTATAACAGAATTATCGAAGTAAGGAAGCCGTCAAACATCAAAGTTGTTGACCGTGACCGCTTCGAATATTACAAAAACTGGTATCACAGCGTGATCAGAGAGGTTGTTTCAATTTACGATTTTCAGGATGATTACGGAAAACTGGGTGCTTTTCTTATTCCATCGATCACAGCAAAGCAGGCAAAAGAATCGGTGCGTCTCCTTGAGAAACTGCACTTTATAAAAAAGGACAAATCCGGCAGATACATCCAGGTTGACAAAAATCTTGAAGCCAGGCCATCACTGCCTGATTCTTTCATGTTCGAGAAATTCCAGATGGAGATGCTGGAGGTAGCACTGAAAGCATACAACAGGATCTCTATTTATGAGAGGATGTCTTCTTCAACCACATTTTCAATTTCCAGAGAAACATTTGAGCTGTTCAAATTAAAGGCGCGAGAGTTCAGAAGGGAACTGGCTGAAATCGCACGTATAGACACATCAGAGGACCGGGTGTATCAACTTACTATGAATCTTTTTCCGGTGAGCCATAGTGTAAATGACTGA